Proteins encoded by one window of Gordonia jinghuaiqii:
- the gatB gene encoding Asp-tRNA(Asn)/Glu-tRNA(Gln) amidotransferase subunit GatB produces MTSAAVELLEYDEVIAAFDPVMGLEVHVELGTATKMFCGCPTEFGADPNTQVCPVCIGLPGSLPVVNAKAIESAIRIGLALNCSIRPSSVFARKNYFYPDQPKNYQISQYDEPIAFDGYLDVVLGDGTTWRVEIERAHMEEDTGKSLHIGGATGRIHGASHSLLDYNRAGVPLVEIVTRPIEGAGERAPEVARAYVSALRDLLKSLEVSDVRMDQGSMRCDVNLSLKTRDAAEFGTRTETKNVNSLKSVEVAVRYEMRRQAAILTAGGEIVQETRHFHETDGTTSAGRRKETAEDYRYFPEPDLPPVQPDSAWIEELRATLPELPWLRRARIQEEWGVSDEVMRDLVNVGAVDLIIATVDAGASPEAARGWWVSFLAQQANSREVELADLAVTPAQVAEIIGLVDEGKLTTKLAQQVATAVLDGEGEPAQIVADRGLEVVRDDSALQKAVDDALAANPDIADKIRGGKVAAAGKIVGDVMKATRGQADPARVKELVIAACS; encoded by the coding sequence ATGACTTCCGCCGCCGTCGAACTGTTGGAGTACGACGAGGTCATCGCCGCTTTTGATCCGGTGATGGGCCTCGAGGTGCACGTCGAGCTGGGGACCGCGACCAAGATGTTCTGCGGCTGCCCCACCGAATTCGGCGCCGACCCCAATACCCAGGTGTGCCCGGTGTGCATCGGCCTGCCGGGTTCGCTACCGGTCGTCAACGCCAAGGCCATTGAATCCGCGATCCGTATCGGGCTCGCGCTGAACTGTTCGATCCGGCCGTCGAGCGTGTTCGCGCGGAAGAACTACTTCTACCCGGATCAGCCGAAGAACTACCAGATCTCGCAGTACGACGAGCCCATCGCCTTCGACGGGTACCTCGACGTCGTGCTCGGCGACGGGACCACCTGGCGTGTCGAGATCGAGCGTGCCCACATGGAGGAGGACACCGGTAAGTCGCTGCACATCGGCGGTGCCACCGGCCGAATCCACGGCGCGAGCCATTCGCTGCTCGACTACAACAGGGCCGGCGTGCCGCTGGTCGAGATCGTCACCCGGCCCATCGAGGGAGCCGGGGAGCGCGCACCGGAGGTGGCCCGCGCGTACGTGTCGGCGTTGCGTGACCTGCTCAAGTCGCTCGAGGTGTCGGACGTGCGCATGGACCAGGGGTCGATGCGCTGCGACGTGAACCTGTCGCTGAAGACCAGGGACGCCGCCGAGTTCGGCACCCGCACCGAGACCAAGAACGTCAACTCGCTCAAGAGCGTCGAGGTGGCGGTGCGCTACGAGATGCGGCGTCAGGCGGCGATTCTCACCGCCGGCGGCGAGATCGTCCAGGAGACCAGGCACTTCCACGAGACCGACGGCACCACCTCGGCCGGCCGCCGCAAGGAGACCGCCGAGGACTACCGGTACTTCCCGGAGCCGGATCTGCCTCCGGTGCAGCCGGATTCGGCGTGGATCGAGGAACTGCGCGCGACCCTGCCGGAGCTGCCGTGGTTGCGCCGCGCCCGAATCCAGGAGGAATGGGGCGTCTCCGACGAGGTCATGCGCGACCTGGTCAACGTCGGCGCGGTCGACCTCATCATCGCCACCGTCGACGCCGGCGCCTCACCCGAGGCGGCGCGCGGCTGGTGGGTGTCCTTCCTTGCACAGCAAGCCAATTCGCGTGAGGTCGAGCTCGCCGACCTGGCCGTCACGCCTGCACAGGTGGCCGAGATCATCGGGCTGGTCGACGAGGGCAAGCTCACCACCAAGCTCGCCCAGCAGGTGGCCACCGCCGTGCTCGACGGCGAGGGCGAGCCGGCCCAGATCGTCGCCGACCGCGGCCTCGAGGTGGTCCGCGACGACTCGGCCCTGCAGAAGGCCGTCGACGACGCGCTCGCCGCCAACCCCGACATCGCCGACAAGATCCGTGGCGGCAAGGTCGCCGCGGCCGGCAAGATCGTCGGCGACGTCATGAAGGCCACTCGCGGGCAAGCGGATCCGGCGCGGGTGAAGGAACTCGTCATCGCCGCCTGCTCGTAG
- a CDS encoding DoxX family protein gives MSERDTSGRSERDTFGAGATSPYDEPTGQIEVPGPAAGTPGGPDAQVPPAPAPPPVADRDDFYTRHARRSPAPYSRVDDLDDLDPGDVETRQVHGAGNRVPPAQVPTPAAGAPAPAPSAPNPPAPNPPAPNPTDDFETVEFARTPTPTSTGPADDTVTTPEPALPPVGTSRYDFLDDEDDLAGTSTRGARSSDTALLDDAPPADDAGRTRRRFGRRRRDDLDDARSSAADEDLEDALAKSRRGTIDLGLLLLRVALGAVVGAHGLQKLFGLWNGPRLGGFESMLVDGGFNADYAQILAIVGALSETVGGLMVILGLLTPIGASAILGTMLVAAAYKISAAGGFTFFAAAGGVEFELFLAVAAAVVILTGPGLYSLDYPRGWARRPFVGSFLWLIVGAAAAVAVWILANGTNPLN, from the coding sequence GTGAGCGAACGCGACACATCAGGCAGAAGCGAGCGCGACACATTCGGTGCCGGCGCGACCAGCCCCTACGACGAACCGACCGGACAGATCGAAGTCCCGGGCCCCGCGGCCGGTACCCCCGGGGGACCGGATGCGCAGGTACCGCCGGCTCCCGCACCGCCGCCTGTGGCCGACCGCGACGACTTCTACACCCGCCACGCGCGGCGCTCGCCCGCACCGTATTCGCGGGTCGACGACCTCGACGACCTCGATCCCGGCGACGTCGAGACCCGTCAGGTGCACGGCGCGGGAAACCGGGTGCCGCCCGCCCAGGTGCCCACTCCGGCCGCGGGCGCGCCCGCACCGGCCCCGTCTGCACCGAACCCGCCTGCACCGAACCCGCCTGCACCGAACCCGACCGACGACTTCGAGACCGTCGAGTTCGCGCGCACACCGACCCCCACGTCTACCGGCCCCGCCGATGACACGGTCACCACCCCGGAGCCCGCGCTGCCACCGGTCGGCACATCCCGCTACGACTTCCTCGACGACGAGGACGACCTGGCCGGGACGTCCACCCGTGGCGCCCGGTCGTCGGATACGGCACTGCTCGACGACGCTCCGCCGGCCGATGACGCAGGGCGCACACGGCGCCGGTTCGGTCGTCGACGCCGGGACGACCTCGACGACGCCCGGTCCTCGGCGGCCGACGAGGACCTCGAAGACGCGCTCGCCAAGTCACGACGCGGCACCATCGACCTCGGACTCCTGCTGCTGCGCGTCGCGCTCGGCGCGGTCGTCGGCGCGCACGGGCTGCAGAAGCTGTTCGGCCTGTGGAACGGACCGCGCCTCGGCGGGTTCGAGTCGATGCTCGTCGACGGCGGCTTCAACGCCGACTACGCCCAGATACTCGCGATCGTCGGGGCGCTGTCGGAAACGGTGGGCGGGTTGATGGTGATCCTCGGCCTGCTGACGCCCATCGGGGCGTCGGCGATCCTGGGCACGATGCTGGTCGCAGCGGCCTACAAGATCTCGGCGGCAGGCGGATTCACGTTCTTCGCCGCTGCCGGCGGTGTCGAGTTCGAACTCTTCCTGGCGGTGGCAGCCGCCGTGGTCATCCTCACCGGGCCGGGCCTGTACTCGCTGGACTACCCGCGCGGCTGGGCCCGTCGGCCATTCGTCGGCTCGTTCCTCTGGCTGATCGTCGGCGCCGCGGCAGCCGTGGCCGTGTGGATACTCGCCAACGGCACCAACCCGCTCAACTGA
- a CDS encoding PQQ-dependent sugar dehydrogenase: protein MLVAALTVVALAVGGCADFTSEDRQREAGAFSPNNRPSGQAEPTPPPETPRETQPPPTGPCVDPDPAVIATCLASTGGVMPGDEQGEVTVVAERTTGRIITTKRYGPQRVLGETPVDASGDGGLIDFAFSPTYSQDRLIYAFITTPSDNRIVRLAPGDVPKPILTGIPKGATGNMGAMFFRSPTELVVATGDAGNPAAADDPSSLAGKILLVTSFTSGASPRPAVVASGFGSTVSLCPNANSGTIYIADQKATEDRVQVLEEGGPKVLWTWPDKPQIAGCGVAGGNIYVSTTRTQRIEGINEPTREEPTITAPVVVLDRRYGALGRMAALPNGLLQVATVNKQVGIAKPTDDRVFRFLPSGGGNDRT from the coding sequence GTGTTGGTGGCGGCGTTGACGGTGGTGGCCCTCGCGGTGGGCGGATGCGCCGATTTCACCTCCGAGGACCGTCAGCGTGAGGCCGGGGCGTTCAGCCCCAACAACCGTCCGAGCGGTCAGGCCGAACCGACGCCCCCGCCCGAGACCCCGCGTGAGACCCAGCCGCCGCCCACCGGGCCGTGCGTCGACCCCGATCCCGCGGTGATCGCGACCTGTCTTGCGTCGACCGGCGGGGTGATGCCCGGCGACGAACAAGGTGAGGTCACCGTCGTCGCCGAACGCACGACGGGCAGGATCATCACCACCAAGCGTTATGGGCCGCAGCGGGTTCTGGGCGAGACCCCGGTCGACGCCTCTGGCGACGGCGGGCTGATCGATTTCGCCTTCTCCCCCACCTACTCTCAGGACCGCCTGATCTACGCGTTCATCACGACGCCGTCGGACAACCGCATCGTTCGCCTGGCCCCCGGTGACGTGCCGAAGCCGATCCTGACCGGGATTCCCAAGGGCGCCACCGGCAACATGGGCGCGATGTTCTTCCGGTCGCCGACCGAACTCGTGGTGGCCACCGGCGATGCGGGCAATCCGGCTGCCGCCGACGACCCGTCGTCGCTCGCGGGCAAGATCCTGCTGGTCACCTCGTTCACCTCGGGAGCCAGCCCTCGCCCGGCTGTCGTCGCCTCCGGGTTCGGCTCCACTGTGTCGTTGTGCCCCAACGCGAATTCCGGAACCATCTACATCGCCGACCAGAAGGCCACCGAGGACCGGGTGCAGGTCCTCGAGGAGGGCGGCCCCAAGGTGTTGTGGACATGGCCCGACAAGCCGCAGATCGCCGGATGCGGTGTGGCAGGCGGGAACATCTACGTGTCGACGACGCGCACGCAGCGCATCGAGGGCATCAACGAGCCGACACGTGAGGAGCCGACCATCACCGCGCCCGTCGTGGTACTCGACCGGCGTTACGGCGCGCTGGGACGGATGGCCGCTCTCCCCAACGGGCTGCTGCAGGTCGCCACCGTCAACAAGCAGGTGGGCATCGCGAAGCCGACCGACGACCGCGTGTTCCGTTTCCTTCCGTCCGGTGGCGGCAACGACCGGACCTGA
- the ilvD gene encoding dihydroxy-acid dehydratase encodes MPALRSRTTTVGREAAGARSLWRATGMTDDDFGKPIVAIANSYTQFVPGHVHLKDVGDIVADAVRAAGGVPREFHTIAVDDGIAMGHGGMLYSLPSREIIADSVEYMVNAHTADALVCISNCDKITPGMLNAAMRLNIPTVFVSGGPMEAGKAVVVGDVVHPSSDLITTISASANSDVDEAALSEVEAAACPTCGSCSGMFTANSMNCLTEALGLALPGNGSTLATHEARHALFERAGKVVVEAATRWYRDDDASVLPRNIATPAAFRNAMALDVAMGGSTNTVLHVLAAAQEGEVADFDLSVIDEISRNVPCLSKVSPNSDYHMEDVHRAGGIPAILGELRRAGLLDDTTSTVYSPTMAQALDDWDIRGGKAIDEAVELFHAAPGGVRTTTPFSTANRWGSLDTDAEGGCIRDLAHAYTVEGGLCVLRGNLAPDGAVLKTAGIDEDLWHFEGPARVVESQEDAVQVILSKTIQAGEVLVVRYEGPAGGPGMQEMLHPTAFMKGTGMGKKCALITDGRFSGGSSGLSVGHMSPEAASGGAIGLVEDGDPILIDVKTRRLEVLVSDEVLAERRAKMEASERPWQPKDRERTVTTALRAYAKLATSADRGAVRQVD; translated from the coding sequence GCCCGCTCCCTGTGGCGCGCCACCGGGATGACCGATGACGATTTCGGCAAGCCGATCGTGGCGATCGCCAACTCCTACACCCAGTTCGTGCCCGGCCACGTCCACCTCAAGGACGTCGGCGACATCGTCGCCGACGCCGTCCGCGCTGCCGGCGGCGTCCCGCGCGAGTTCCACACCATCGCCGTCGACGACGGCATCGCGATGGGTCACGGCGGCATGCTCTACTCGCTGCCGAGCCGTGAGATCATCGCCGACTCGGTCGAATACATGGTCAACGCACACACCGCCGACGCGCTGGTGTGTATCTCCAACTGCGACAAGATCACTCCCGGCATGCTCAATGCCGCGATGCGACTGAACATCCCGACCGTCTTCGTCTCCGGCGGACCGATGGAGGCCGGCAAGGCAGTTGTCGTCGGCGATGTGGTCCATCCGTCGTCGGACCTGATCACCACGATCTCCGCGTCGGCCAACAGTGACGTCGACGAGGCCGCATTGAGCGAGGTCGAGGCTGCGGCGTGCCCCACCTGCGGTTCGTGTTCGGGCATGTTCACCGCCAACTCGATGAACTGCCTCACCGAGGCACTCGGCCTCGCACTACCCGGCAACGGGTCGACGCTGGCCACCCACGAGGCACGTCACGCGCTGTTCGAGCGGGCAGGCAAGGTCGTCGTCGAAGCCGCGACACGCTGGTACCGCGACGACGACGCATCTGTCCTGCCGCGCAACATCGCGACCCCGGCCGCATTCCGCAACGCGATGGCGCTCGACGTCGCGATGGGCGGCTCCACCAACACCGTGCTGCACGTCCTCGCCGCCGCGCAGGAGGGCGAGGTCGCCGACTTCGACCTGTCGGTCATCGACGAGATCAGCCGGAACGTGCCGTGCCTGTCGAAGGTCTCGCCCAACTCCGATTACCACATGGAAGACGTCCACCGGGCCGGCGGAATCCCCGCGATCCTCGGCGAGCTGCGTCGCGCCGGACTCCTCGACGACACCACGTCGACGGTCTACAGCCCGACGATGGCCCAGGCCCTCGACGACTGGGACATCCGGGGCGGCAAGGCCATCGACGAGGCCGTCGAACTGTTCCACGCCGCTCCCGGCGGGGTACGCACCACCACCCCGTTCTCCACGGCCAACCGGTGGGGTTCGCTGGACACCGACGCCGAAGGCGGCTGCATCCGTGATCTCGCGCACGCCTACACCGTCGAAGGTGGTCTGTGCGTGCTCCGCGGCAACCTGGCCCCGGACGGTGCGGTCCTCAAGACCGCGGGCATCGACGAGGATCTGTGGCACTTCGAGGGTCCGGCCCGGGTGGTCGAGAGCCAGGAAGACGCCGTCCAGGTGATCCTGTCGAAGACGATCCAGGCCGGCGAGGTGCTCGTCGTGCGCTACGAGGGTCCCGCCGGCGGTCCCGGCATGCAGGAGATGCTGCATCCGACAGCCTTCATGAAGGGCACCGGGATGGGCAAGAAGTGCGCGCTCATCACCGACGGCCGGTTCTCCGGCGGATCATCGGGGCTCTCGGTCGGCCACATGTCGCCGGAAGCGGCGTCGGGTGGCGCGATCGGGCTCGTCGAGGACGGCGACCCGATCCTCATCGACGTCAAGACGCGTCGCCTCGAGGTCCTTGTCTCCGACGAGGTGCTCGCCGAGCGTCGCGCGAAGATGGAGGCCTCCGAGCGCCCGTGGCAGCCGAAGGACCGCGAGCGCACCGTCACCACCGCGCTGCGTGCCTACGCCAAGCTGGCGACGTCGGCCGACCGCGGCGCGGTGCGACAGGTCGACTGA
- a CDS encoding PspC domain-containing protein, with product MTSTQPATPRLMRSRSNAWLGGVCGGIAERWGWDPTLVRVLFILSLLLPGPQVLLYLALWIVIPRRPVETTVPTVL from the coding sequence ATGACCAGCACCCAACCCGCAACCCCCCGCCTGATGCGTTCGCGGTCGAACGCGTGGCTCGGCGGTGTCTGCGGCGGCATCGCCGAACGCTGGGGCTGGGACCCGACGCTCGTCCGCGTCCTGTTCATCCTGTCGCTGCTGCTGCCCGGCCCGCAGGTGCTGCTCTACCTGGCCCTGTGGATCGTCATCCCCCGCAGGCCGGTCGAGACGACCGTTCCGACCGTCCTCTGA